In Deltaproteobacteria bacterium, the sequence GTAACCGTATAGAGGCCCCAGCGGGGCCTTCCTAAGAGTTACCGCCCCCAGCGGGGGCTTCGGAATGTGCTCGGCCCCTTCGGAGGGGCCTTCTTAATACCACGGCCTCTGGCCGTGGTAGCTTATTAGGGGAAGGCAATCCTACGGGAGGATGAGCATATGAGGGTTCTCGTAGTTGAAGACGAACGCTCGCTGTTAAGCGCGCTCCAGGGGGCGCTGCAAGCAGAAGGGATTGATGTTGATACTGCAGCCGATGGCGAAGAAGGGTTGTTTAAGGCGATGGAAGGAAGCTATGACGTCGTGGTGCTCGACCTTATGTTGCCAGGGCGCAATGGCGACGAGATTTGTGCCGCACTGCGAAAAAAAGAGGTGTGGGTACCGATTCTTATTCTTACGGCCTATCAAGGCGAGCAGTTTGAGGCACGCGCGCTGAATGTCGGGGCAGATGATTTTCTGGTGAAGCCATTTTCTTCGCTTGTGCTTATTGCCCGTTTACATGCGCTCGTGCGTCGCGCGAACGGTACGCGCGCCATGAGCCTCAGGGTCGGAGATCTCGAGATCGACCCGGCACGGCACGTGTGCTTGCGAGCGGGGACTGTTATCTCTCTTACTGGACGAGAATTCTCACTACTAGAGATGTTGATGCGCCGGGCCGGAGAAGTCTTACCGAAACAACGAATCGTTGATCATGTGTGGGGATTCGACTTTGATGGCGACTGGAACGTGGTTGAGGTCTACATTCGGTATTTGCGTCGCAAGATCGACCTGCCGTTTGGACGTCAATCTATTCAAACGATCCGGGGTGTCGGATACCGGCTGCTCCGCGAGGCATGTGAGTTGAATTAACCGACCGACTCGAGGGGGCACGAATGAAAGAGTTACCGCGATGGACCCACCGTCTTTCTTCTTCACGGTGTGGGTGGAAGCCAAGCCGTAACCCCTCGGAGATTGCCGTTGCGCAGCACAGAACGCGCCGCGCCCGGTCGCCGCAACCTCAACGTCATACGGCCACCACTCCTGGCCGTAGACTGCCCTCCAAGATCCTCATTGTTTTGAACCGCGATGGTACCACACGGTACCAGAGCCCGGCCGCCACGCGCTTGCTGGGGTATACAGTGGCGGAAACCACTGGGCAAAGCGGCTTCACCTTCGTGCACCCAGATGATTTGCCGCAGGTAATGAGCGGCTTCTCTCAATTGCTCCACACGCCAGAAGGAAAAATATTTCTAGAAGTGAGGGTGCGACACCACAATGGCTCGTGGCGGCGGCTGATGGTGGTTGCCGTCAATCGACTCCACGATCCGACCGTAGAAGGGATTGTTGTCTCATGTCGCGATCGGGGAGAGGCACGGCATGAAGCTGGGCAAGCCCGGCGGGTGCGCGACACACGGGCGCAACCAAAGCGAGACCTGGCGCGGTCTCGCCCCCGCTCTCATTTTGCCCGCCTCGTACAGACCCAGCGCCAGTTTCTTACCAATGCAGCGCATGAACTCAGTAATCCGCTTGCTGCCCTACGGATGCAACTCGAGGTTGCACGAAAACATCCCGAACGGACACAGTGGCTGACATTCGCGAGGCAATTGCTACAGGAAGTGGATCAACTCCAACACCTTGTCGATGATATTTTTGCGCTGGCAACTATCGATGAACGCTCAGCGACTTCCTACTGTGAGCCTCGGGCTTTGATAGATCTTAAGGACGTACTCCTGAGCGAGGTTGCTCGCCTTCAGGATCGACGAGTACACCTCACGAAAACTGTAGACACCCATATCGAAGGGAACGCACGGACCCTACAACGGGCGATACGGAATCTGCTTGAGAATGCCATCCGGTATGCGCGCAGGAGAATTGATATCGAGCTCTCTCTCTCGTCCCGGTATCTACAACTCGTCATAGAAGACGACGGCCCCGGTATTCCTGCCGTTGAGCGCCAGCAAGTCTTCGAACGATTCGTGCATAGATCAGTCTCCCCGCACGCAAGCGCCGGCAAGGCTGGTCTCGGGCTCGCCATTGCGCAAGCGATTGTCTTTGGCCATGGTGGAAATATCATCATTGGAGACTCACGCAGTGGCGGTGCCCGGTTCGAGGTGACCTTGCCATTGGCAGATCGAGAGCACGGAGAGTGATGCGCATCTGCATCACAAAGAATTCAGAAACGTTATCACGTGTCGTTGTTGCGTTGGGTTGAGCGCGGAAAAGTTATTGCTGATACTCGCCGCTTGTCCTTGGTGACGCCCTATCGCCTCTTGATATGTCAGCGATGCCCCGTCATGCATCAATCGGTTGCGGGTGCGGAGTCCCCACAGCGGAGCGGTACGCACCCTATTGCGAGTTGCGGGGCCACCGTTTTGCACGATGCCATCGCCGGTACCAATGTCATGTAAGAGAAAATCACTGAATGGATGAATTGTTTTGTTCCCTAATGCCGGTGGGACAACGAACGTTCCACCGTTAACCCGGGTGCCTGGCGGTGCTGTGGTGATCGTACGCACGTGGCAGATGGCACAGCCAATGTGGTCGAACAACTGTGATCCAACTTGGGCTTCTGGTGTCACAGCAAGTGCTTCATCGCGCGGCGGCGCCTTCGTAGCGCGCATAAACCGGGCAAAAGCTTGCACATCTTCTCCATTGTCTTCGGGGTCTGGCACGCGATCGAACGCGCGACCGAGGCCCCATTGGAGCTGTTCTCTGTCGGCTGTAGCGGGCTGGTGATCCCCATTTCGTTGAGGTAGGCGTCGGCGGCAAACGACAGCAGACTTGCATGCTGATTCTTCCAGCCGAAGCGCCCAACGCGTAAGGTGCCATTGGCTTCCAACAATGGGACGCCAATAACTTGTCCGCGTATCGCCGGTGGTTGACTGTTAGCAATGGCGGTGAAGGTTTGGTTGGGAACGCACTCAACGAACCCGTCGCCCAGGGTGCTCAACGCCATGCGTAAGGTGCGGACATTGGTGTTCCGTTGTAACCGCTCCTGAATTGACGCGTCGATCGCGCGAGCATGGATAAGTGAACCTCCAGGATGTTCGTTGAAAATCGATCCATTAAAGAACCCGGCACGTAACTCGCTGATCTGTGTTGCACCGCCAGAGGTGGGATTTTGATGACACTCGCCGCAGGACTGGGCATTGTAGACGGGCCCCAGACCATCGACGATTTGCTCTTGCTCGTTGAACAACGTGCGATCGTTCTGAAACTCTTCTGGTGTGGTGAGCCCATTTGATTGATCGTCGAACCCTGTGGGCGCTTCTTGTACGTTTTGCGCGAACACGATGTGAGGAAATCCCGACCATTCGATAAACATGGTTGCGGACAAGAGAAGGGTGGAAACCGCTCTAACCTTGAGAGTGAGACAATGCATGCGTGGACCTCCCTGTAAGTGATATGGTACTGACAGGAAGTGTGTACATCATCTTGCTGAACCTTGCCTGAGAGGACCTGAGAACGCTCTCAGTAAGGCTCACGTGCTGTCCTACTGGAGACGAACCACGACGATACAGGGCAGAGGATTGCTTAAAAGCACCGATGTGACCACAACAGGACTCTTTCTGGAGATGCGATCTCTCCATTGGGAAGGGTTTCTTCCTTTACATAGAAGATCTCAAAGGTTGCGAGTGTCAGGGCGCCAGCATGCCGTGCGTTCCAATCCCGACACAGATACTGCCCGAAGTAGAGGCGGTGGTGGGAGTGTTCTTGTTCCCAGACGTTACGCAGATATTTGCGCCAGCGTTGATTGCGATAGGTTGCCGCCACATGCACCGGCTTCTCCCAAGCTATCGGACCACCGTCGGTCATGAGATTCATGACCGAGCCATCACGTAAACGTGCGGGGATGACATACCAGCCATCGTCACTTGCCGGTTTCGGGGCGAACATGCCCCACATCTGGTCAATTCGTAGCGTATGACCGAACCAGTTGTAGCCGACCGGAAAAACCGTGCTGTATCTGGCGAAGTCTACAGTTCGTAAGTTCCAGCAGAAGATGTAGACCAAGCACAGTACGCAGAACAGCGTACTGACTGTGGGCCGCCACAATGGAGGGTGAGCGGCTGCGGCGACTCTGAGATAGCGAGTTTTTCCGAGCCATCCTTCGAGCCGATGCTGGAGAGTAAATTTTCGTGACACGCTGAGATCAGTCGGGATCGTAAGGGAATTCCAGAACCAACTCGGTAACAGCGCCAGCCATGCCGCGCCGACGATAAACGGAAAGATGCCGAGGTCGAGACAGAGCGCAAAACCAATATGGAGGCCAAGAAACATACAGACAGCGAAGAAACGGAGTGGTACATGGAAAATCGGCAGGAAGAGCAGACAGGGGCCTATCGCTTCAATGATTAGCGTGGCGAAGGAGAGCAATGGAAGCACGGTAGGAAACTGCCGCAACCACAGTCCAAAAGGTGTAGCAAAACTATCCAGATTGAGGGCGTAATAGACGGCTGACCCCTCAGTGCGCCACACCGGATCATGTTTCAACGCGACGGTAAACCAGTAGACGAAGCATATTTGTAAAATCAACGCGATGGTGCCGATAGAACGCACGCGTTCCGGAAACGCACGGACAGGGGGTGTCAGCACTCCATCGAGCGAGTAGGTTGCCCCGAGCGGAAGAAACATTGCCCAGAACAGCAGCAACCGCAGTAAGACATCTCCGGCATCGAGGACCATCGGGTTGCGATTGTGGAGTGAGACGAGTAACAGCCACGACAATATCGTCATCAACCGGGTTCGATAGCCAAGCAGAAGCCCTGCAGCACAGCAGGCAGCGATGAAGAAAAGTCCGATCTGGCTCAGTGTCCCTCCTCCCAGAAAATGCAATGACAAAAGACCTTGTGTCGCGTATTCAGTGATGGCGATGGGGCGAGGAAGAAGACCGAAGTCAGTGTAATGAGCCGCCAAATCGAAGGCTCGCAAATAAAGGTCCATCAGGATGACGAGCGCGACACTGATACGAAAGAGCGCAAGTGAGCGGACATCCAGAGCAAAAATCTCCTCACCGGTCCACACACGTTTCCTTGGGTCTGGGGCAAAACGTTCCTGACCCGGTTGTGGCTCAGGCAATGAAAGATCAGGGGAGAAAGCCATGCGGTTACGCTGACGAAATAGGTTGAGTGTGAAAGTAATGAATCGGTGCGATGCGTGTCTACCGAGTGTTGTGACGAGTTTCATAAGAACCTCGATGATCATGAAGAAAAACGGAGAAAAAGGAAGAATGGGAAGAATGGCCACCGGCCTTTGTCCGTGCTTCGCGCGCTCTGTCCGTTCAGCCATTTCTCCCACTTTCACGGTCGGAACTGCGCTGAGGTTAGCGAGAGCGAGGGAGTATTCTCAATCCCCTCAAATTCTCAGGCGTCGTGCCACTCGTAGTACTTCCGGTCGTTCCTCCAGAGGTCGTGCCGCTCGTTGTACCGCCGGTGGTCGTTCCACTTGTGGTGCCGCCGGTGGTGCCACCGGTCGTTGTCCCACTGGTCGTGCCGCCGGTGGTGTCACCAGAGGTCGTGCCGCTCGTTGTACCGCCGGTAGTCGTTCCACTGGTCGTGCCGCCGGTGGTGCCACCGGTGGTCGTGCCGCCGGTGGTCGTTCCACTTGTGGTGCCGCCGGTAGTCGTTCCACTTGTCGTGCCACTGGTGGTCCCACCAGTCGTAGTATCACCCGTAGTGCCACCGCTCGTCATGCCGCCGGTGGTGGTGCCACTCGTCGTTCCAGTTGTGGTGCCACCGGTGGTGCCACTGGTCGTGCCACTCGTGGTCCCGCCAGTCGTCGTACCAGAAGTTGTGCCACTGGTCGTGCCGCTCGTGGTGTCGCCACTGGTCCCGCCAGTAGTTGTCCCGCTAGTTGTTCCGCTGGTGGTGCCAGAGGTGGTCCCACCAGTGGTCGTCCCACCGGTCGTCCCACCAGGACCGCCACTCGTAGTGCCACCGGTTGTCCCGCCAGGACCACCGGTCGTTGTGCCGCTGGTCGTGCCTGAAGTCGTGCCACCGGTCGTTGTCCCACTCGTGGTCCCGCTGGTCGTACCGCCAGTAGTTGTCCCACTGGTTGTTCCGCCTGTGGTGCCGCTGGTGGTCCCGCTGGTCGTGCCCCCGGTCGTGGTACCCGAGGTCGTCCCACCAGTGGTTGTCCCACTGGTTGTTCCGCCAGTGGTGCCACCGGTCGTGCCGCTGGTTGTGGTGCCACTGGTCGTTCCGCCTCCGTTAGTATCGTCGTCTTTCGTTCCAGTACGTGCTCCTCTGAGGCGCCCTTCAACTTCCATTATGGGTAGTCCTGAGCCGTTGCTGCGGCGAGCGATTGTGAGTTCACCCAACACATTACGGAAGTCGTCGGTTCCACCAATAACCGCGAGCTTCTCTTCTTGTGAGGTTGTCGAGGTGCCACCCGTAAGCTCACTGAGTTGTAGTATACCTTCCGCAATGAATGTGCCACGCTCATTGATGTTATAGACCTGTTGAACGATTGCTTGCCCATCGGTACCGATCCAGCCGGTCATGTGAAACGTACCGATGGCATTCTGAGGACTGCCAGTGGTACCACCGGTGGGAGCCTGCCCTTCTTCGAAAAGCTGACCATCAATGCGGAAGGGGCCACGAATCGGCGCAGTGCCTATCCCTGATCCATTGGGTGAGTCTAAGGTCGACCGATCAAGAACAACTTCCAATGTTGGACGGTTACGACTCATGCTGCCGGTATCATCATCAGCGGCATGGCTGATGGCAGAAGGAAAAACGACAAGAGTCCCAAGAACCAGCGGGAGTGGGAAGCTGGCTATCAACGCGACGAAGAGAAAACGGTGCAGTCGCTTGATGTTTTGCATAATACACACTCCTTTCAGGAATGGAGTCGCCAAATGTCAGTCTTCGAGGGAGATGACCCCAGGCTCGTTGATGGTTGATCTCATGGAGAGGGTGGGTGCAGATGTTCTCTGCAGTGACATGGAGAGTATTGCTCATGTCGGTGAGTGGAGGGCCACGGCAGAGGTTGGGAAAGTGTGTCTGTCGAACCATACAGTGCGCGGTGACAACTGTTCAGGGGCCGTGCCGCTCTCATCTGCGATTGAGAGCAGATGAAAAAGTGAGAGCGACGATCGGTAGTCACAGTCGTAGGAAAAGATTTTTGTTCTGCCTTATGGAGCAAGGGCGGTGCCACAAGGGAATGGCGCACGGGCAAACGTACGATCGTCCGTTGCCGGCAAATAGTGGTGTGTGATTACTGTGTTACGAACCTGAGAGGATTCTCAGGGAAAATGATGAAGGGGCAGGATGCCGCAACGGCTCCTCTCGCGTGGCAGGGTGCTACGTACCGCCATTCTCACTACGGAGGAGCCATTCACTGTCGGTGATTTAGGTATTGTGTTTTTGCTACTGTATGAGATTGCCGTGGTCGTCGAGCTTTAAGCCGGTGGCTCTCGCTTGGTCGAGGACCTTTGGCGTCCAACTGACGTGTCCTGCATCCGTGCCGCCGAGAATTGCCATCAACAGCCCCGACTCTTTGCCAGCGTTGCGAAATCCACGCATCACTCCTGGCGGGACAGAGACAGTGTCCCATTGCTGAAGAATAATTTCTTGTTCACCATCGTCGCCCCAATAGATCGCCCACTCGCCCGAGAGTGCGACGAACACCTCAACCGTTGTGTGCGCATGCAGTGCCGCGCCCTTGCCTGGTTCAGCGCGTATGTACGTGAGATTGAAATCACGCGCATCGGTGATCGCGGGATTGAGGGTGGTATCTTCTGTCACGCCACGGCCAATGACATTGAAAATCTCGCGTTCATGGCCGGGAATCTTGCTATCGATAAACGCTCTACTGCTTGAACGTAGTTCAGTAAATCGGGCCGTTCGTTTGAGCATGTCGGCTTTTGCGACATGGATGGTTTTCATAACGCTTCCTCCTTTTTTGTTTCAGGTTTTTCGTTTTCAACCCTTGGGACTAGGGGCGTGAGACTTGGGGCTTGTGGAGAGAGAAGGCAGCTTCATAAGGGTAGGTTTTTATCCAAGCCTCAATTGGCGCGGATTTCCCCTCGTGAGGAGCCGCGTGTTCGTCATGCCCGCGCAGGCGGGCATCCAGGAGCTTCACCCCTGAACGATTGCGTATTCTCCCTGGATTCCCGCATTCGCGGGCATGACGTCTCGTCTTTTCTCAGCGTAAAAGCCTACCCCCAAAAGGAGAAGGCAGCCCCAGCCTCTAGCCCACAGTTCCATCTTTATTCTCCTGACTACTGCATGCTGCCTCCTGACTCCTTCTCCTACGGTGCACACGCACGAATGGCGTCCATCACTTTCTGTTTTCCATCTGTTCCGCCACCGACAGGAAAGATGATCGGGAGTTTGATGCCTGACTGGCGGTACGTTTCCACGCGTTCGCGACACTCGCGCGCCGTGCCAGCGATTCCCAACGCTTGGACCATTGCGTCAGGTACGAGCTTCGCCGCACCTTCGCGATCGCCTTTTTGCCAGGTTGCACGAATGGCTTCCGCTTCTTTGGCGAACCCACTTTCGGCCATCAGGCGATTGTAACGCGGGAAAAACCCGGCATAGAACGCGGCAGCCGGACGTAGGCGATCAATCGCCTCTTTCCGGTTGTCTGACACACTGCATGACAACAAGGAAACGATGTCGATATCTTCCAGTTTCCGTCCGGCTCGACGTGCCCCGGTGGCAACATGTTCCATTGCCTTGTTGCCGGAGTCCGTTGTGCTCCAGACCATCATCGCACCTTGGGCAAGTTCACCACAGATTTCCAACATGCGTGGGAACACTGCGGAGATATAGATGGGAATGTCACGGCGTATGGGAGTGAACCACAAATCGAAATTCTTGATCTCTATCGTCTCCCCTTTATGCGACACGACTCCGTCGCGCAGTAACGTGCGAATGATCGAGACGGTCTCTCGTATACGTTGCTCGGGTTTCGCATAAGCAATGCCGTGTTCGGGTTCGACCTGCACCTTGTGGCTGGAACCGAGACCCAGAATCATGCGTTGATTAGAGAAGTAATCGACACTGGCAGCCGCCATCGCGATGGTCGGTGCGCTGCGGACAAAGATGCTCGTGATGCTGGTGCCGAGCAAGATGCGTTTCGTTTGCACGGCGCATGCCGTGAGAATGGAAAACTGATCACCGCCATGACCTTCGGCAACCCAGGCGGATTCGTAACCGAGGTCGTCCGCCAGTTTGACACACTCGACGATCTCAGCGGGCGATAAGCCTCCTGCAAATGCGACTCCTATTCGTGCCATCGGGCTCTCCCCTCTATTGCAAGTTCGTGAATCACAGGCATTCTTCTCACAACGATGCCATCAGTCAACCAGCTCTCATGACTTTCGACGAACTCCTGACGCAGATCCTTGATCTTCTGCAACGCCAAGGGCGTGTATCGTATGGTGCACTCCGACGACGCTTTGCGTTGGATAACGACTATCTGGAGGACATCAAAACTGAGCTCATCGATGCTCAACAGGTTGCCGTGGATGAAGGTGGAAAAGTGCTGGTGTGGAGGGGGCGACAGGAAGCGGAAAGTGCAGAGTTTAGAGTCCAGAGTCCAGAGTCAAAATACGTCCAAAGTCCAAGGTCTGAAGTCCAAAGTTCAGCGTTGCAAATTCCAGGCGTGGTTTCTTCTCCCTTTGACCTTCGATCTCCGCTGCCTACTCCCGGTTTGTCGGAGCCTGAAGCGAGGAGCCTAGACGCTGGACGGAGTGTCGCCGAGAGGCGACAACTCACAGTGATGTTCTGTGAACTAGGGAGAGCTGTTTCCTCTGAGGAACGTGCCGATCCTGAAGACTGGCGCTAGGCATTGCTTGTCGCGCAACGCGTCTGTGAGGAAATTGTTGGCCGCTACGAAGGGTATCTTGCCCAGTCTCTTGGTGATGGGTTGATTATCTATTGGGGGTACCCACAAGCGCATGAAGATGACGCTCGTCGAGCAGTGCAAGCTGGCTTGGATATTGTCCACGCCATTCAACGGGTAGATTACTGGCCCATCGCCGATGTTCCGTCAGTACACGTCCGAGTTGGCATTCATACTGGTCCAGTCATTGTTGATACTCGCGGAGAGCAGGGCGTACCGGAGCCAATCGCGCTGGGACCGACGCCGCAGGTCGCGATTCATCTGCTCAGTGTTGCGGAGCCGAATACCGTGATGGTGGCAGCGTCCACGGCGCGTTTAGTTGAAGGATACTTCGTGTGCCGCCTTCTCGGGACGCAGACATTTCGGGGGCAGTCAGAGCCAGCGGAAATCTATCAGTTACTGAGTGAGAGTGGGGCGCGCTACCGACTCGAAGCGACGACATCGGCAGGTCTCACCCCGTTTATTGGTAGAGAAGAAGAAAGCAACCTGCTCCTAAAACGCTGGGAAGAAGTGCAAGAGGGGCGTGGACAAGTGGTGCTGTTGAGTGGAGAAGCAGGGATTGGCAAATCGCGACTCCTTCAAGAACTGAGAGAACAGCTCCGAGAACAGAGTATTTGCGTAGAAACTCGCTGTTCACCGTATCATCAGCAAAGCGCGTTCTATCCAGTGATCGATTATATCCAACGTTCGTTGCAATTTGGACGAGACGAAACGAGCGAAGCAAAGCGACAGAAACTCGAACGCGTGATGGCTCGGGCGCATTTGGAAGATGGGGTCTCGGTATTTGCCAACCTGCTGTCGCTTCCCCTTCCTACCGATGCGTACCCCACGCTTACACCACAGCGACAGCGAGAAAAGTTGTTGCAAGTGATTGTCTCGTGGTTTTTGTCGTTGGCGCGACACAATCCCGTGCTAACCGTGTGGGAAGACCTGCATTGGGC encodes:
- a CDS encoding response regulator transcription factor, yielding MRVLVVEDERSLLSALQGALQAEGIDVDTAADGEEGLFKAMEGSYDVVVLDLMLPGRNGDEICAALRKKEVWVPILILTAYQGEQFEARALNVGADDFLVKPFSSLVLIARLHALVRRANGTRAMSLRVGDLEIDPARHVCLRAGTVISLTGREFSLLEMLMRRAGEVLPKQRIVDHVWGFDFDGDWNVVEVYIRYLRRKIDLPFGRQSIQTIRGVGYRLLREACELN
- a CDS encoding PAS domain-containing sensor histidine kinase, giving the protein MKELPRWTHRLSSSRCGWKPSRNPSEIAVAQHRTRRARSPQPQRHTATTPGRRLPSKILIVLNRDGTTRYQSPAATRLLGYTVAETTGQSGFTFVHPDDLPQVMSGFSQLLHTPEGKIFLEVRVRHHNGSWRRLMVVAVNRLHDPTVEGIVVSCRDRGEARHEAGQARRVRDTRAQPKRDLARSRPRSHFARLVQTQRQFLTNAAHELSNPLAALRMQLEVARKHPERTQWLTFARQLLQEVDQLQHLVDDIFALATIDERSATSYCEPRALIDLKDVLLSEVARLQDRRVHLTKTVDTHIEGNARTLQRAIRNLLENAIRYARRRIDIELSLSSRYLQLVIEDDGPGIPAVERQQVFERFVHRSVSPHASAGKAGLGLAIAQAIVFGHGGNIIIGDSRSGGARFEVTLPLADREHGE
- a CDS encoding HTTM domain-containing protein, translated to MAERTERAKHGQRPVAILPILPFSPFFFMIIEVLMKLVTTLGRHASHRFITFTLNLFRQRNRMAFSPDLSLPEPQPGQERFAPDPRKRVWTGEEIFALDVRSLALFRISVALVILMDLYLRAFDLAAHYTDFGLLPRPIAITEYATQGLLSLHFLGGGTLSQIGLFFIAACCAAGLLLGYRTRLMTILSWLLLVSLHNRNPMVLDAGDVLLRLLLFWAMFLPLGATYSLDGVLTPPVRAFPERVRSIGTIALILQICFVYWFTVALKHDPVWRTEGSAVYYALNLDSFATPFGLWLRQFPTVLPLLSFATLIIEAIGPCLLFLPIFHVPLRFFAVCMFLGLHIGFALCLDLGIFPFIVGAAWLALLPSWFWNSLTIPTDLSVSRKFTLQHRLEGWLGKTRYLRVAAAAHPPLWRPTVSTLFCVLCLVYIFCWNLRTVDFARYSTVFPVGYNWFGHTLRIDQMWGMFAPKPASDDGWYVIPARLRDGSVMNLMTDGGPIAWEKPVHVAATYRNQRWRKYLRNVWEQEHSHHRLYFGQYLCRDWNARHAGALTLATFEIFYVKEETLPNGEIASPERVLLWSHRCF
- a CDS encoding cupin domain-containing protein gives rise to the protein MKTIHVAKADMLKRTARFTELRSSSRAFIDSKIPGHEREIFNVIGRGVTEDTTLNPAITDARDFNLTYIRAEPGKGAALHAHTTVEVFVALSGEWAIYWGDDGEQEIILQQWDTVSVPPGVMRGFRNAGKESGLLMAILGGTDAGHVSWTPKVLDQARATGLKLDDHGNLIQ
- a CDS encoding LLM class flavin-dependent oxidoreductase, which produces MARIGVAFAGGLSPAEIVECVKLADDLGYESAWVAEGHGGDQFSILTACAVQTKRILLGTSITSIFVRSAPTIAMAAASVDYFSNQRMILGLGSSHKVQVEPEHGIAYAKPEQRIRETVSIIRTLLRDGVVSHKGETIEIKNFDLWFTPIRRDIPIYISAVFPRMLEICGELAQGAMMVWSTTDSGNKAMEHVATGARRAGRKLEDIDIVSLLSCSVSDNRKEAIDRLRPAAAFYAGFFPRYNRLMAESGFAKEAEAIRATWQKGDREGAAKLVPDAMVQALGIAGTARECRERVETYRQSGIKLPIIFPVGGGTDGKQKVMDAIRACAP